One genomic region from Leishmania mexicana MHOM/GT/2001/U1103 complete genome, chromosome 15 encodes:
- a CDS encoding putative 40S ribosomal protein S3 has translation MGPLSKKRMIIRDGVFYAELFEFLKRELAEEGFSGVSYHVTTLRTEIVIKATKTREVLGVNGRRIRELTACIQQRFNYKEGKLQLYVERVEVRGLSAMAQVESLRFKLLSNLQVRRAAMGIIRYVMESGAKGCEVTVGGKIKGQRAKSMTFRDGYMIKSGTAHKSFVDSACRHCYMRAGCIGVKVKIMLPGDSTGRNGPSEPLPDVITVIEPKQITASE, from the coding sequence ATGGGTCCTCTCTCCAAGAAGCGCATGATCATCCGCGACGGCGTGTTCTACGCTGAGCTGTTTGAGTTTCTCAAGCGCGAGTTGGCCGAAGAGGGCTTCTCCGGTGTCTCCTACCATGTCACGACGCTCCGCACGGAGATCGTGATCAAGGCGACGAAGACCCGTGAGGTGCTCGGCGTGAAcggccgccgcatccgcgaGCTGACCGCCTGCATCCAGCAGCGCTTCAACTACAAGGAGGGCAAACTCCAGCTGTACGTTGAGCGCGTTGAGGTGCGCGGCCTgtccgcgatggcgcaggTGGAATCCCTCCGCTTCAAGCTCCTGAGCAAcctgcaggtgcgccgcgccgccatgGGTATCATCCGCTACGTCATGGAGTCTGGTGCCAAGGGCTGCGAGGTCACCGTCGGTGGAAAGATCAAGGGCCAGCGTGCGAAGAGCATGACCTTCCGCGACGGCTACATGATCAAGTCCGGTACGGCTCACAAGTCCTTCGTCGACTCCgcctgccgccactgctacATGCGCGCCGGCTGCATCGGTGTCAAGGTCAAGATCATGTTGCCCGGTGACTCGACTGGCCGCAACGGCCcgtcggagccgctgccggacGTCATCACCGTGATTGAGCCGAAGCAGATCACCGCGTCCGAGTAA
- a CDS encoding putative NAD/FAD dependent dehydrogenase, which yields MPLSSSTAPKKFSAEVRDDNPYSRLMALQRMGVVDDYESIRDKAVAIIGAGGVGSVVAEMLTRCGIGKLLLFDYDTVELANMNRLFYRPEQQGMTKVEAAKATLEGINPDTVIEPHAYNITSTEHWQRFSEALTKGGVSPNSPIDLLLCCVDNFQARLTVNLACLTYEVPWMESGVAENAVSGHIQLLLPGVTPCYECCPPLVVATGLPEAKREGVCAASLPTTMGIVAGFLAQNTLKYLLQFGEVSEYVGYDAMRDHFPRVELKANPECRNALCGERQAAYAAKVRKMGEAAHPLYPARKARTERAEKEQRAAQARAKACAAEWGITVEAEGKDSLAVHSGVANVAAALVGNNGEGESGLEYAYAGTAADKAAVEDEDKYVKTTGASVEELMARMKAIQ from the coding sequence atgCCCTTatcctcctccacagcgcCGAAGAAGTTCAGCGCCGAGGTGCGCGACGATAACCCGTACAGCCGCCTaatggcgctgcagcggatgGGCGTCGTGGACGACTACGAGAGCATTCGTGACAAGGCGGTTGCCATCatcggcgctggcggcgtcggctCCGTCGTAGCGGAGATGCTGACGCGCTGCGGCATTGGCaagctcctcctcttcgacTACGATACGGTGGAGCTGGCGAACATGAACCGTCTCTTCTACCGCCCCGAGCAGCAGGGGATGACGAAGGTCGAGGCCGCCAAGGCGACCCTCGAGGGTATCAACCCCGACACAGTCATCGAGCCGCACGCCTACAACATTACCTCGACAGAGCACTGGCAGCGCTTCTCGGAAGCGCTAACGAAAGGCGGCGTCAGCCCCAACTCACCGATCGACCtcctgctgtgctgcgtcgACAACTTCCAGGCACGCCTCACTGTGAACCTCGCGTGCCTGACGTACGAGGTGCCGTGGATGgagagcggcgtcgccgagaaCGCCGTCAGCGGGCACATTCAGCTGTTGCTTCCCGGTGTCACCCCCTGCTACGAGTGCTGTCCACCGCTCGTGGTCGCTACCGGCTTGCCAGAGGCGAAGCGGGAGGGCGTCTGCGCGGCCTCGCTGCCGACCACCATGGGCATCGTTGCTGGCTTCCTGGCGCAGAATACGCTCAAGTACCTCCTCCAATTCGGCGAGGTCTCCGAGTATGTCGGCTACGACGCTATGCGCGACCACTTCCCCCGTGTCGAGCTGAAGGCAAACCCGGAATGCCGCAATGCGCTGTGCGGGGAGCGGCAGGCCGCCTACGCGGCTAAGGTTCGGAAAATGggtgaggcggcgcacccGCTCTATCCCGCGCGCAAGGCACGGACAGAACGtgcggagaaggagcagcgggcggcgcaggcgcgggCGAAGGCGTGCGCGGCCGAGTGGGGCATCACGGTGGAGGCCGAAGGCAAGGACTCCCTCGCTGTCCACAGTGGGGTGGCGaacgtcgccgctgcgttAGTGGGCAACAACGGGGAAGGCGAGAGCGGACTGGAGTACGCGTACGccggcactgcagcagacAAGGCCGCAGTCGAGGATGAGGACAAGTACGTCAAGACGACCGGTGCGTCTGTTGAGGAACTCATGGCACGCATGAAGGCCATTCAATAA
- a CDS encoding putative succinate dehydrogenase — protein MPSAPLPGQLANYSSPLYMYRHLIKNSTPKTPQLYTAKDNSKTAMHLLTRRIANANYTVNRWYLKEKVDSSNRMRLEGLYECVLCASCTGSCPQYWWNREHFLGPAVLLQSYRWLVEPLDRDFDERVRMFETGNLVNMCHNIFNCTITCPKFLNPGLASKEIKRLSSPSTKRVGPAIEMDPVTTGKAAGKRSLVQRL, from the coding sequence CCGCTGTACATGTACCGCCACCTCATAAAAAACTCGACGCCCAAGACGCCGCAGCTGTACACGGCCAAGGACAACAGTAAAACAGCGATGCACCTCCTCAcgcgccgcatcgccaacgCGAACTATACCGTGAACCGGTGGTATCTGAAGGAGAAGGTCGACTCTAGCAACCGCATGCGTCTCGAGGGGCTCTACGAGTGCGTGCTCTGCGCCTCTTGCACCGGCTCCTGCCCGCAGTACTGGTGGAACCGTGAGCATTTCTTGGGTCCTGCCGTGCTGCTCCAGTCGTACCGCTGGCTCGTCGAGCCCCTCGACCGCGACTTTgacgagcgcgtgcgcatgttcGAGACGGGCAACCTGGTGAACATGTGCCACAATATCTTTAACTGCACCATCACCTGCCCCAAGTTCCTCAACCCTGGTCTGGCGTCGAAGGAAATCAAACGCCTGTCGTCCCCGTCAACGAAGCGCGTTGGGCCGGCGATCGAGATGGACCCGGTTACGACCGGGAAGGCAGCGGGAAAACGCAGTCTCGTGCAACGGCTGTGA